In a genomic window of Gammaproteobacteria bacterium:
- a CDS encoding transporter substrate-binding domain-containing protein, translated as MTKRIILLVVVLAMVAAACASGGEATTTTAGTETPTTTAAPAQTSAAGSLLDTVIQRGVLRCGVNETLPGFGSKDSAGQFVGFDTDLCRAIAAAVLGDSTKVEFTSLTAAQRFEAVSSGSIDVLSRNTTWTQSRDGELGLTFAPTTYYDGQQVMARTADGFSADSTLADLQGAIVCTNAGTTTEKNIQEALNAIGVDFTLTTFEDFNMVLQNFKDGACDAVTTDGSGLVSRKSTDEPTLGDWVIFPAVPLSKEPLGPATKQGDALWSDAVRWTIYAMFIAEENGVTSANVDEMKANPPTGEIGRLLGGDGEKQTAMGLPADAFYQVIKQVGNYAEVYDKHLTPLGLKRGLNALWIDGGLLYAPPAR; from the coding sequence ATGACGAAACGAATCATCCTATTGGTAGTTGTTCTTGCGATGGTTGCCGCCGCTTGCGCAAGTGGCGGAGAGGCAACCACGACAACCGCCGGTACCGAGACACCAACGACAACTGCCGCGCCTGCGCAGACGTCGGCCGCAGGAAGCTTGCTCGACACCGTGATTCAACGCGGCGTTCTCAGGTGCGGGGTCAACGAGACGCTGCCAGGTTTCGGGTCCAAGGACTCGGCCGGCCAATTCGTCGGCTTTGACACCGACCTTTGCCGGGCAATCGCAGCTGCCGTACTGGGTGACTCCACCAAGGTCGAGTTCACATCGCTGACGGCCGCACAGCGGTTCGAAGCCGTGAGCAGTGGATCGATTGACGTGCTGAGCCGGAACACGACATGGACTCAGAGCCGCGACGGCGAGTTGGGTCTGACGTTCGCTCCGACGACGTACTACGACGGTCAGCAGGTCATGGCGCGCACGGCTGACGGTTTCAGCGCCGATTCGACCCTTGCCGACCTTCAGGGTGCGATTGTCTGCACGAACGCAGGCACCACGACTGAAAAGAACATCCAGGAAGCACTCAACGCGATAGGTGTCGACTTCACGTTGACGACCTTCGAAGACTTCAACATGGTGTTGCAGAACTTCAAGGACGGCGCATGTGACGCGGTAACGACGGACGGTTCCGGCCTCGTGTCCCGCAAGTCGACAGATGAGCCGACGCTGGGCGACTGGGTCATCTTCCCGGCTGTGCCGCTGTCCAAGGAGCCCCTCGGTCCTGCGACCAAGCAGGGCGATGCTCTTTGGAGCGACGCGGTGCGGTGGACCATCTATGCGATGTTCATTGCTGAGGAGAACGGTGTTACGAGCGCCAACGTCGACGAGATGAAGGCCAATCCGCCCACCGGCGAGATCGGTCGTCTCCTCGGTGGAGACGGAGAGAAGCAGACCGCCATGGGTCTGCCTGCCGATGCGTTCTATCAGGTGATCAAGCAGGTTGGTAACTACGCAGAGGTGTACGACAAGCACCTTACGCCGCTTGGACTGAAGCGGGGCCTCAACGCCCTGTGGATCGACGGTGGCCTTCTGTACGCACCACCGGCCCGCTAG
- the dxs gene encoding 1-deoxy-D-xylulose-5-phosphate synthase translates to MLDRINDPADLKDLTPEQLEELCGEIRTYLVDEISNTGGHLSPNLGIVELTLAIHRSFDSPRDRIIFDVGHQAYVHKLVTGRHDFSTLRTFGGLSGYPNRRESEHDWVENSHASTALSYALGNAIANSRLGNNRFTVAVIGDGALTGGMAYEALNHIAVLRPPRLVIVLNDNGRSYAPTVGGIAALAHVRFDPRYEWAKRTLGKLLRSIPAVGESADELARRLKEGFKQLIEPGTVFDAMGLKYSGTIDGHDIAAIEEAFTHARTFDEPTVVHVVTEKGRGYEPAVRDEVDKLHGVPSFDVPTGRPKNSELKLTDVVGRALVHAAREREDLIAISAAMISSTGLAEMADEFPDRVIDTGIAEQHAVTLAAGLAMSGLRPVVAIYSSFLQRAFDQITMDVALHELPVVFLLDRAGVTGPDGASHHGAFDLSYLRMIPNMVIGAPSDAVELCGMVETALDVDGPMAIRFPKGPAGSLPGFPVEPLEVGVWEELRSGVDVMIFAVGRMVEPSTKAALMLEQQGISVGVVNARWVKPMDRRLCDWARDVSHVVTIEDNVLSGGFGEGVMEILSSEGLAGKVYTIGLPDQFLPAGAAGKVLESVEMDPDALARRIAAFIV, encoded by the coding sequence CTGCTGGACCGCATCAACGACCCGGCCGATCTCAAAGACCTCACTCCCGAACAGCTCGAAGAACTCTGTGGAGAGATCCGGACGTATCTCGTAGACGAGATCAGCAATACGGGGGGTCATCTGTCACCCAACCTCGGCATCGTCGAGTTGACGTTGGCCATTCACCGCAGCTTCGACAGTCCCCGTGATCGCATCATCTTCGACGTCGGGCACCAGGCATACGTCCACAAACTGGTCACTGGGCGACACGACTTCTCCACCCTGCGTACGTTCGGGGGATTGTCCGGCTATCCGAATCGTCGTGAGAGCGAGCACGACTGGGTCGAGAACAGCCATGCGTCCACCGCGCTCAGCTATGCGCTCGGCAACGCGATCGCGAACTCCCGGCTCGGGAACAACCGCTTCACGGTTGCTGTGATCGGAGATGGTGCCCTGACGGGAGGCATGGCCTACGAAGCGCTGAACCATATCGCCGTTCTGCGCCCTCCCCGCCTGGTCATCGTGCTCAACGACAACGGACGGTCCTATGCGCCGACCGTTGGCGGCATCGCCGCACTCGCGCACGTTCGGTTCGATCCTCGTTATGAGTGGGCCAAGAGGACGCTCGGCAAACTCCTCCGCAGCATCCCGGCGGTCGGTGAGAGTGCCGACGAACTCGCCCGCAGGCTCAAGGAGGGTTTCAAGCAGTTGATCGAGCCCGGCACCGTCTTCGACGCGATGGGCTTGAAATACTCGGGAACGATCGACGGCCACGACATCGCCGCGATCGAGGAGGCGTTCACCCATGCCCGGACATTCGATGAGCCGACGGTGGTGCATGTTGTCACCGAGAAAGGCAGGGGCTACGAGCCGGCGGTTCGTGATGAAGTCGACAAGCTGCATGGGGTACCGTCGTTCGACGTTCCGACCGGACGCCCAAAGAACTCGGAGTTGAAGCTGACCGACGTCGTGGGTCGAGCGCTCGTCCACGCCGCAAGAGAGCGAGAGGACCTCATTGCGATCTCTGCGGCAATGATCTCGAGCACCGGATTGGCCGAGATGGCCGACGAGTTCCCGGACAGGGTGATCGACACGGGCATCGCGGAACAACACGCCGTGACACTTGCCGCAGGCCTTGCGATGTCCGGACTCCGTCCGGTCGTGGCCATCTATTCGAGTTTCCTGCAACGCGCCTTCGATCAGATCACGATGGATGTCGCACTGCACGAACTGCCTGTGGTGTTCCTGCTCGACCGCGCCGGCGTGACCGGCCCCGACGGGGCGTCCCATCACGGTGCGTTCGACCTGTCCTATCTGAGGATGATCCCCAACATGGTGATTGGGGCTCCGTCGGATGCGGTCGAGCTGTGTGGGATGGTGGAGACCGCCCTCGATGTGGACGGCCCGATGGCCATCCGATTCCCGAAGGGACCTGCAGGGTCTCTTCCGGGATTCCCCGTGGAGCCATTGGAGGTGGGCGTCTGGGAGGAACTCCGGTCGGGGGTCGATGTCATGATCTTCGCCGTGGGTCGCATGGTCGAACCTTCGACGAAGGCGGCTCTGATGTTGGAGCAGCAAGGCATCTCGGTTGGGGTCGTGAATGCCCGCTGGGTCAAGCCCATGGACAGGAGGCTCTGCGACTGGGCTCGAGACGTGTCCCATGTCGTCACCATCGAGGACAATGTGCTCTCCGGGGGTTTCGGGGAAGGGGTCATGGAGATCCTCAGCTCCGAAGGTCTTGCCGGCAAGGTGTATACGATCGGGCTCCCCGACCAGTTCCTGCCTGCCGGAGCTGCCGGCAAGGTCCTCGAATCGGTCGAGATGGACCCGGACGCTCTCGCTCGTCGGATTGCCGCGTTCATCGTCTGA
- a CDS encoding transporter substrate-binding domain-containing protein: MRRMNIALVLVLVLALVATACATGSSGDYKLVKSGTLTVCSDAPYPPFEFQADDGSWTGFDMDLMSKIADGLGLKMEVTVQPFDGIWLAPQAGTCDIVVSAMTITEERAANALFSDPYFDADQSLLIRKADADSIKSLPDMAGKVIGVQTGTTGEIFAQENAPADATLKSFDEPAAMFLALQSGDIDGILQDFPVNLDRANQDANFVVTQKFFTGEQYGFATSNDRTALMDAINVELKKLRDNGTYDEILQKYFPGA; the protein is encoded by the coding sequence ATGAGACGAATGAACATCGCTCTCGTACTCGTACTCGTGTTGGCTCTCGTGGCGACGGCTTGCGCGACGGGATCGAGCGGCGACTACAAGCTGGTGAAGTCAGGCACCCTGACTGTCTGCAGCGATGCGCCGTACCCGCCGTTTGAGTTCCAGGCCGACGATGGCTCCTGGACCGGATTCGACATGGACCTCATGTCCAAGATCGCCGACGGTCTTGGGCTGAAGATGGAAGTCACGGTCCAGCCGTTCGACGGTATCTGGCTTGCACCGCAGGCAGGAACGTGCGACATCGTGGTCTCGGCCATGACGATCACCGAAGAACGCGCGGCAAACGCACTGTTCTCCGACCCGTACTTCGACGCGGACCAGTCCCTGCTGATCCGAAAGGCAGATGCCGACTCGATCAAGTCGCTGCCAGACATGGCCGGCAAAGTGATCGGAGTCCAGACAGGCACTACCGGCGAGATCTTCGCACAGGAGAATGCCCCTGCAGACGCGACACTCAAGTCGTTCGACGAGCCTGCAGCGATGTTCTTGGCCCTTCAGTCGGGCGACATCGACGGCATCCTTCAGGACTTCCCGGTCAACTTGGATCGTGCAAACCAGGATGCGAACTTCGTAGTGACACAGAAGTTCTTCACCGGAGAGCAGTACGGCTTCGCGACGAGCAATGACCGCACCGCACTCATGGACGCGATCAATGTCGAGTTGAAGAAGCTGAGGGACAACGGAACCTACGACGAAATCCTCCAGAAGTACTTCCCAGGAGCCTGA